The window GAAGTCGCGGCCGGTCGCGATGCGGCGGCCGTCGACGCGCGTGAGGCGCGAGGTGAACGCGCCCTCGTCGCCCTCGGCGTCGGCCGGTGCGCTCGTGAGGTCGATGCCCCAGTAGGTCGCGGTGACGAACGCCATGCGTTCGCGCTCGCGATCCACGACGAGTCGCGTCGCGGCCGACTGGACGCGTCCGGCGCTGAGCTTGGGGCCGACCTTGCGCCACAGGACGGGCGAGACCTCGTAGCCGTAGAGGCGGTCGAGGATGCGGCGGGTCTCCTGCGCGTCGACGAGATTGGAGTCGATGTCGCGGGTCGCGTCCTTCGCGGCCTGGATCGCCTCCTCCGTGATCTCGTGGAAGACCATGCGCTTCACGGGCACCTTGGGCTTGAGCTCTTCGAGGAGGTGCCACGCGATGGCCTCGCCCTCGCGGTCCTCATCCGTAGCGAGGATGAGTTCGTCCGCGTTCTTGAGCGCGCGCTTGAGTTCCGTGACCGTCTTCTTCTTCGCGTCGGCGACGACGTAGTAGGGGATGAAGCCGCCCTCGACGTCGACCGAGAACTTGCCGAGCGAGCCCTTCTTCAGGTCCGCCGGGAGGTTCTTGGGCTCGATGAGGTCGCGAATGTGCCCGACCGAGGCCATGACGGTGTAGTCGTCACCGAGGTACTGCGAGATGCTCTTGACCTTGGTGGGCGACTCGACGATGACCAGTTTGTTGGTGCCTGACACGGATGCGTTTCCTCGCGAGCTGGAGAGTTGAGTGGTCCGCGCGACGGTGTCGCACGGCCGGTGGAGCGCGCCGCCTGGGTCGGCGGCTGACCGTCCGCGCCATTATAAGGATGCGCGCCCCTCGTGCAAGGTGGTGATCGCACAGTGCCGCCGGACTCGCGCGGCCCCATGATCGGGGCACCCGCGGGCGACGCGCCGGAGCGGGAGGTGGTCGACGAACGGTGTCGACGGCGAGCGGGCTCGGCGCGCCGACGGGTGCCGAGCGCGGGGCCGGCTCGCGCGTGGGCCACGACGACGGCCCAACCGAGGTCGACGGAGGTCTCGACCCTCGCCGTCGCGCCGTCGAGGGTGCACGAGCGCATCGTGGCGCCCGCCGTCACGATCACCTCCGCGGCACGCTCGCACGGGTCGCCCGAGACGCGTCCGCTCAACGCGTCGGCCGCCGCGAGCGCACCGGCGTCCGCCGCGGAGCGGGCGCGGGCCTGCGCGGCGAACCCGCCCAGGAGCGGGACGAGCACGAGCGTGAGCACCACGAGCGCCCCGCATACGCCGACGACGAGCACGGCTCCGGCCCCGCGCTCGTCGTGCACGACGCGCCGGGCACGAGCGGCGACTCCGAGCCGGGTCGCGGGGTCTCGTCGCGCCACGGGATCGCGTCCGCCCGCCCCCTCGGCGCGGCAGCCCACCGGTCGCGCGCATCCGACACCCCTCATCGACCCGCCGTGGGCGCGCACGCCCTCGCCCCGATCTCGATCGGCGTCGGCGCACCGACGAGACGCACGTTCGCCGATGCCGTCGCGCACACGAGCTCCACGGATCGATCGGTTTCGAGCGTCGCACCGGGCACGGTCGCGGCAACGAGCGCGCGGGCGGACGACTCCGCCTCGCCTCGGCCGAGTGCGCGAGCCGCGACGGAGGCGGCGTCCTGCAGTCGAACCTGTTGCCCGACGGCGTGCACACCCCCGAGACACAGTGCGAGCACGAGCGCGACGGCGGGCATCGCGATCGCGACCTCCGCGGTCACCGACCCGCGCTCCCCGATCGTCGGCCCGCACCACCGCCACCGCCACCGCACGCGGCTCGCGACGCGGCGCACACGCCCGAGCCCACGCCGGGCGCGACCGTCCCCTCGGCGCTCGGAGGACACCTCAGACGTCGATCGTGAGCGCACGGCGGACGAGGTCCGTGAGCAGTTCCCGCACCTCGTCGCTGCGCATGATCGCGACGAGGAGCCCCGCGAACGCGACCGCCGCCATCGTCGCGATGGCGTACTCCGCCGTGGCCGCGCCGCCCTCGTCGTGGAGCGGACGGAGCGCGGAGCGCGCGTGGCGAGCGATTCGGCCGACGAACCGGGATCTGTTCCGCAGCCCCGTCCCGAATGCATCCGGGCGCGCTCGGGGCTCGTCGGATGCCGGTGGGTGATGAGGCCGGGCACGCCGGCGCATCGGGTGCCCGGTCGCCGGGACGGTGATGTCGTCCCGACGGTGTGGTTCCGCACGCGCCGCACTCGACGCGGCAGCGTCCTCGACTCGTGCGGGCGCCGATCCACTCGTCTCGATGAGCGGCTGATTCATGGGTGTTCCTCCTCGGTCTCGGTCGCGACGGGCGTCGCATCCTCGTGGTCCGGCACGGACCGGCACCGCTCGGTGCCGCGGGTTCAGGGATCGGATTCACGGGGCGGGTTCAGGGGCCGTGAACGGGGCCGGGATCGGGCAGCGATCGGGGCGGGGTGGCGCCGTCACGGGCGAGTGACCGGTGGCATCACGGAACGAACACCGTCCCGCCGATGATCGAGGCGATGAGCGGCACGACGCCGACGGCGACGAACGCGGGCAGCACACACACGCCGAGCGGGAGCACGAGCAGCACCGACAGCGTCGCCGCACGTCGTTCCGCTTCGGCGCGCGCGCGGCGACGGGCCAATGCCGCCTCACCCCGGAGGAGCCGCGCGGCCGGCACCCCGGCCGCGGCCGCGAGCCCGAGCACGTCGTCACAGGCCTCGAGGTCCGACACGAGACGGAACCGCTCAAGGGCCCGCGCGACGCGCGAACGGGCGTCCTCGGGCGCACCGCCGCCGCGCAGGACGAGCGCGACGAGGTCGAGCGCGAGGCCGGGCCGTTCCGCACCGGGTGTCGCCCGGGCGATGAGGGCCCGATTCCACACGCGGGCGAGGAGGAGCAGGGCGACGGCAGCGCCGAGCAGTGCCCCTCCGAGGGGTGTCGTGACGAGCAACAGCAGGCCGTCGGGACCGATCGCGGCGCACAGCAGCAGCCCGACGAGCGGGAGCGCCATGACGAGGCCCGCCGTGGCGCGCGGTGCCGCGAGCGCGGTCTCGATGTCGCGGCGGGCCGCCGCGTCGTCGCGGAAGCCGGACGCGAGTGCGGTCAGGCTCGCGGCGAGCGGCCCACCGCCGCGTTCGGCGAGCTCCCACGCGCAGCCGAGCGTCCGCCAGGTCTCGCACTGCTCGTCCCGAAGGACCTCGGCGACCCCGCGCCCGTCGCGCAGCGCACGGGCGACGGCCGTCTCGACCCGGCTCGGTCCGGTCGGTCGACGTGACCGGTTCGCCTCCGGCACACGCCACCGGCCCCCGCGCGAGCCACCGACCTCCTGCACGTCGTCGCCCGCGGGCGTTCCGCGGAGTCGGGCGAGGAGCCGGGGGCGAGGACGCTCTCGCGAATCACGCGCGGCGTAGCTCGCGACGACCGCCCACGCGAGGGCGGGCGGCGAGCCGGCGGTGAGGAGGGTCGCGAGCCGGTCGACGGTCACGGCCACGCGTTCGGCCTGCGATGTCGAGTTCGTCATCCGCCGGCCGCTCGTCGGCCGCGCTCGTCGCGTGCGCCCGCGGGCGACTCCCGCTGCGCTCCGTGGCACGTGCCCGTTCCTGGCGTCGACGCCGGTCCCGACTCGACCTGCCCCGCCTCCTGCGGGGCGGCGGGGCTCCGCAGGCCGTCCGCCCCAGGTACGC is drawn from Pseudoclavibacter chungangensis and contains these coding sequences:
- a CDS encoding TadE family type IV pilus minor pilin, encoding MTAEVAIAMPAVALVLALCLGGVHAVGQQVRLQDAASVAARALGRGEAESSARALVAATVPGATLETDRSVELVCATASANVRLVGAPTPIEIGARACAPTAGR
- a CDS encoding DUF4244 domain-containing protein, giving the protein MARHARSALRPLHDEGGAATAEYAIATMAAVAFAGLLVAIMRSDEVRELLTDLVRRALTIDV
- a CDS encoding type II secretion system F family protein encodes the protein MTNSTSQAERVAVTVDRLATLLTAGSPPALAWAVVASYAARDSRERPRPRLLARLRGTPAGDDVQEVGGSRGGRWRVPEANRSRRPTGPSRVETAVARALRDGRGVAEVLRDEQCETWRTLGCAWELAERGGGPLAASLTALASGFRDDAAARRDIETALAAPRATAGLVMALPLVGLLLCAAIGPDGLLLLVTTPLGGALLGAAVALLLLARVWNRALIARATPGAERPGLALDLVALVLRGGGAPEDARSRVARALERFRLVSDLEACDDVLGLAAAAGVPAARLLRGEAALARRRARAEAERRAATLSVLLVLPLGVCVLPAFVAVGVVPLIASIIGGTVFVP